CGCGCCGTTCTACTCGTGGGCCACGACAGGCAACGCGACGGCTCCCAGCAAATACGGCATGACGACAGGCTTCGACAACCTCGTCAAGTATTCCGGCGGCACGGGCGACTTCAAGTACGGCCTGTCGTACGGCATGGGCGAGCAGGCCACCAATGGCGGCGACAGCGCCCGGTACGCGGCCGCCGTCAGCTACCAGAGCGACGACGTCGGCCTGATGGCGACGTGGGAGCGCGTCAATGGCAATACGGTGGCGCTGACGGGGCGGCGCGATGCCGCCCGCGTGTTCCACCTGGGCACCTACTACGCCATCGACAAGGTCAAGTTCTGGGCGGCCGGGCGCAATTACCGGCTCGAACCGGGATCCGTCGGTGCGGACATTAAGGCCAATACCTACTGGACCGGCGTGGCCTACAAGCCGGTGCCGAACGTCACGCTGACGGGCGCCGTCTACTACCTGGACGTCAAGAACACGGCCGCCGGCAAGGATGCCGACCCGCTGATGTTCGTCGCGCGCTACCGCTACGCGCTGTCCAAGCGCACCGACCTGTATGCCACCGTCGCCTATGCGAAGGCAAAGCACGACCAGCTGGTCGGGCTGTCGCGCGACGACCCCGGCTTCGGCGACACGCAGCGTGGCGCCATGGTCGGCATCCAGCACCGGTTCTGACATGCGTGCCGCCATCCTCGCGTTGCTCTGGGCCGGCACCGCGGCCAGCGCCGGCGCCGTCGAATGCATCGTGCCTTCCAAGCCGGGCGGCGCGATGGACCTGACGTGCAAGCTGGTGCGGGACGGCCTGCGCCAGTTGCCGGACACGGCCCGCACGCCGCTGCGCCTGAGCTATGCGCCGGGCGGCATCGGCGCGGTGGCATGGCATTCGCTGGTCTCCGGCCGGCGCGGCGACGGCGATACGCTGGTGGCGTTTTCCGGCGGCTCCCTGCTCAACCTCGCGCAGGGCAAGTTCGGCAAGGCCAAGCCGGGCGACGTGCGCTGGGTCGCGGCGCTGGGGGCCGACTACGGCATGATCGCCGTGCGTGGCGATTCGCCGTTCCACACCCTGGCGGACCTGGTCGCCGCGCTCAAGCGCGATCCCGCCAAGGTGCTGGTCGGCGTCTCCGGCACCATCGGCAGCCAGGACTGGCTCAAGATGGCACTGCTGGTGCGCACGGCCGGCATCGACCCGAAAGTGCTGCGCTTCGTGGCGCTCGAAGGCGGCGGCGAGGCCTTTACGGCCATGCAGGCCAACTACGTGCAGGTGGTGTCGGGCGACGCTTCCGAAGCGCGCCTGATGTCCGCCAACGGCAAGGTGCGCGTGCTGGCGGTGCTGTCCGAACAGCGCCTGCCCGGTGCGCTGGCCGCCGTTCCCACCGCGCGCGAGCAGGGCTATGACGTCGTCTGGCCCACCATCCGCGGCGTCTGGATGGGCCCCCAGGCTTCCGATGCGGACTACGCGCGCTGGGTGGGCACGTTCGACCGCATGATGGCCACCCCGAGTTTGCCCGGCTGCGCGCAGCGGCCGGCCTGTACCCGCTGACCCTGACGGGGCCGGCACTGACCGATTACGTCAACAAGGCCGTGGACGACTACGGCAAGCGTGCCAGCCAGCTTGGCCTGATGCGCTGAACTTCCACCACACGACAACCACGACATCAACGGAGACCATCATGATCATCAAGAATACTATCGCGGCAGCCATCATGACCCTGTGCGCCGGCGCGGCCTTTGCCCAGGTCCCGCCGGGCTATCCGGCCGACTACCAGAAACTGGTCGACGCGGCGAAGAAGGAGGGCAAGCTGGTGGTGTACGGCGCCACCGACAGCAAGGCCACCCAGCCGCTGATCCGTGACTTCTCCGCGCTGTACCCGGGGATCAGCGTCGAGTACAACGACATGAACTCGACCGAGGTGTACAACCGCTTCATATCCGAACGCGCGGCCGGCGGCAATACGGCCGACGTGATGTGGTCCTCCGCGATGGACCTGCAGATCAAGCTGGCCGCCGAAGGCAGCGCGCTGCAGTACAAGTCCGTCGAGGCGGCGCAGCTGCCGGCGTGGGCGGTGTGGGAGCACAAGGCCTACGGCACCACGTTCGAGCCGGCCGCCATCGTCTACAACAAGCGCCTGCTGGCGGCCAACGAGGTGCCTGCGACGCACGACGACTTCGCCCGCCTGATCCAGCAGCCGAAGTTCCGCGACAAGGTCACCACCTACGACATCGAGAAATCCGGCGTGGGCTTCATGTTCATGACGCACGACGCGGCCGCCTACCCGAAATTCGCCGAGCTGCGGAAGGCCTTCGGCGTGGCCAAGGTGCGGGTGCAGTCGTCCACCGGCACGATGATGGAACGGATCTCGTCCGGGGAGAACCTGATCGGCTACAACGTGCTGGGCTCCTACGCGCTGGTGCGCGCCAAGACCGATCCGTCGATCGGCGTCGTGCTGCCGAAGGACTACACGCAGATCATGTCGCGCGTGGTGTTCATCAACAAGGCGGCGAAGAACGTCAACGCGGCCAAGCTGTGGCTCGACTACATGCTGTCCAAGCGGGGCCAGGCGATCATCGCCAACGAGTCGAAGCTGTACGCGATCCGGGCCGACGTGACGGGCGAGACGACCAGCGCTGACCTGATCAAGACGATCGGCCAGGCCAACATCAAGCCCATCCCCGTCAACCCGAGCGTGCTGGAATACCTGGCGCCGGCCAAGCGGATGGCGTTCCTGAAGGGCTGGAAAGACACGGCCGGCAAGAAGTAAGGGGCAGATCATGCAGACCGCAACCATCGCCGGCACCACCGGCGCCACCATTCCCGCGCTGGCGGCGCGGCGCGGCCCCCGGGTCAACCTGCTGCGCGGCCTCGTTGTCGTGCTGACGGCGCTGGCGATCTTCATGCCGCTGTGCCTGATCTTCTACCAGAGCTTCCTGTCGGCGCCATTCTTCATGCCCGATGCCGTGGCCGGCCTGGACGCCTACCGCTTCATCGTCGACGATCCCGACTTCGGCATGGCGTTCAAGAACGGCTTGCTGCTGGCGACCGGCCTGGCCGCCATCGCCGTGCCGCTGGGCGGCATGCTGGCCTTCCTGATGGTGCGTACCGACCTGCCTGGCCGCAGCTGGATCGCGCCGCTGCTGCTGGTGCCGATCTTCGTCTCGCCGATGGTGATGGGCTTCGGCTACGTCGTCGCGATGGGCCCCGTCGGGTTCTACTCGACGTGGATCAAGGACCTGGTCGGCTTCATCCCGTGGAACGTGTATTCGTTCACCAGCATCGTCGTCATCGCCGGCCTGACGCACGTGCCGCACGTGTACCTGTATGCCTCGTCGGCGCTGCGCAGCCTGGGTTCGGACGTGGAGGAGGCGGCCCGCGTGGCCGGCGCCTCGCCGCTGCGCGTGATGCTGACGGTCTCGCTGCCGATGATCATGCCGGCCCTGGCCTACGCCGGCGTGCTGGTGTTCTTCCTAGGCTTCGAGGTGTTCGGGCTGGTGCTGGTGCTGGGTGACCCGGAAGGGCACCTGGTGCTGCCGACCTACCTGTACAAGCTGACGAATAAACTGGGCACGCCGTCGTACCACCTGATGGCCGCCGTCGCGGTCTGCCTCGTGATGGTGACGATGCCGCTGGTGATGCTGCAGCGCTGGCTGCTGCGCAGCGCGAACAAGTACGTCTCGATCAAGGGCAAGGGCGCGCGCAGCAAGGCGCTGCCGCTGGGGCGCTGGAAATGGCTGGCCTTCGCCCTGCTGGGGGCGTGGCTGCTGCTGACGATCGTCATGCCGCTGTCGGGCATCGCGCTGCGCTCGTTCGTGCAGTACTGGGGCGAGGGCGTCAGCCTGGCCGGCGTGCTGACCTTGCAGCACTTCCGCGACATCCTCGAGCAGCCGGCGCTGATGCGGGCCATCGTCAACACGGTGCTGATCGGCGTCGTCGGCGGCGGCCTGGCCGTGTTCTGCTACAGCTTCATCGCGCTGGCGATGCACCGCCGCCAGGACGGCATCGCCCGCTTCCTCGACTACAGCGTGCTGGTGCCCCGTGCCATCCCCGGCCTGCTGGCGGGGCTGGCGTTCCTGTGGGTGTTCCTGTTCGTGCCCAGCTGGCTGGACGGCTTGCTGAAGGGGGCCGACAACGCCGTTGCCGCCTGGCTGTCGGCCCACCTGGTGCCGGCGCTGCGCGAGCTGCGCACGACCATCTTCGCGGTCTGGCTGGCGTATTCCGTCGTGTGGATGGCCTACGGCATGCGCCTGATCTCCACCGCGCTGCTGCAGGTGGGGCCCGAGCTGGAAGAGGCGGCGCGCGCCGTCGGCGCGCGGCGCGGCCAGGTGGTCCGCCACGTCACGCTGCCGCTGGTGCGCTACGGCCTGCTGGGCAGCTGGCTGATGATCTTCCTGATCTTCGAGCGCGAGTATTCCACCGGCGTGTACCTGCTGTCGCCCGGCACGGAAGTGATCGGCGCCATGCTGGTCTCGCTGTGGGCGGGCGGGTCGACGGAACTGGTCGCCGCGCTGTCCTTCATCAATATCACGCTGGTGGCCATCGGCCTCGGCATCGCGCTGCGCTTCGGCGTCAAGCTGCACGACTAGGAGTTTCACATGAAACGGGACCTCAACATGAACGAACTGACCGTCGACGAACTGCACCTCGACTATGGCAGCGGTGCCCACGCCAACCCGATCCTGAAGGGCGTGTCGATGCACCTGCAAAAAGGCGAAGTGGTGGCGCTGCTGGGCCCATCGGGCAGCGGCAAGACCACGTTGCTGCGCGCCGTGGCGGGACTGGAAAGCGCGCGCCAGGGCACCATCGACATCGGCGCGCGTCGCGTCTTCGACGGCGCGAGGAAGTTCGAGATGCCGGCGGAAGAACGCAACCTGGGCCTGGTGTTCCAGTCGTATGCACTGTGGCCGCACAAGAACGTGTTCGACAACGTCGGCTATGGCCTGACCCTGCGCCGCATGGCCAAGCCGGACATCAAGGCACGCGTGATGGAGGTGCTGGGCCAGCTGGGCCTGGGCCACCTGGCCGAACGCTTCCCGCACCAGCTCTCGGGTGGCCAGCAGCAGCGGGTGGCCATCGCCCGCGCGCTGGTCTACAACCCGCCCGTGATCCTGCTGGACGAGCCGCTGTCCAACCTGGACGCCAAGCTGCGCGAGGAAGCGCGGGCGTTCCTGCGCGAGCTGATCGTGCGCCTGGGCCTGTCCGCGCTGATGGTGACGCACGACCAGGCCGAGGCGATGGCGATCTCCGACCGCATCCTGCTGCTCAATAACGGGCGCATCGAGCAGCAGGGTACGCCGCAGGCCATGTACGAAACGCCGGACACGCTGTTCACGGCCGAATTCATGGGCAGCAACAACCGGCTGCCAGGCGCGCTGGTGCAGCGCGACGGCGAGCGCGTCGTCATCGACGTCGCCGGCACGCGGCTGCAGGGGTCGCCCGGGGCAATCCGGGGCGGACATCACGCCGGTGGTGCGCGTGGAGGAAGTGCGCGTCAGCGCCAGTCCCGCCGAGAACGCGCTGGCGCTGCCGCTGTCCACCTGCATGTACCTGGG
This is a stretch of genomic DNA from Pseudoduganella chitinolytica. It encodes these proteins:
- a CDS encoding porin produces the protein MKRSTIASGTLAAVACLAAVQSHAQSAVTLYGLLDTGIDYASNAAPGGHAVTRVSSGGMNTSRWGIKGSEDLGDGLKAVYQLEGGILMDTGGIDGQLFRRQANVGLEGKYGRLVLGRSFTSVYDTVIRFDPMGFAPFYSWATTGNATAPSKYGMTTGFDNLVKYSGGTGDFKYGLSYGMGEQATNGGDSARYAAAVSYQSDDVGLMATWERVNGNTVALTGRRDAARVFHLGTYYAIDKVKFWAAGRNYRLEPGSVGADIKANTYWTGVAYKPVPNVTLTGAVYYLDVKNTAAGKDADPLMFVARYRYALSKRTDLYATVAYAKAKHDQLVGLSRDDPGFGDTQRGAMVGIQHRF
- a CDS encoding ABC transporter substrate-binding protein, which produces MIIKNTIAAAIMTLCAGAAFAQVPPGYPADYQKLVDAAKKEGKLVVYGATDSKATQPLIRDFSALYPGISVEYNDMNSTEVYNRFISERAAGGNTADVMWSSAMDLQIKLAAEGSALQYKSVEAAQLPAWAVWEHKAYGTTFEPAAIVYNKRLLAANEVPATHDDFARLIQQPKFRDKVTTYDIEKSGVGFMFMTHDAAAYPKFAELRKAFGVAKVRVQSSTGTMMERISSGENLIGYNVLGSYALVRAKTDPSIGVVLPKDYTQIMSRVVFINKAAKNVNAAKLWLDYMLSKRGQAIIANESKLYAIRADVTGETTSADLIKTIGQANIKPIPVNPSVLEYLAPAKRMAFLKGWKDTAGKK
- a CDS encoding ABC transporter permease; this encodes MQTATIAGTTGATIPALAARRGPRVNLLRGLVVVLTALAIFMPLCLIFYQSFLSAPFFMPDAVAGLDAYRFIVDDPDFGMAFKNGLLLATGLAAIAVPLGGMLAFLMVRTDLPGRSWIAPLLLVPIFVSPMVMGFGYVVAMGPVGFYSTWIKDLVGFIPWNVYSFTSIVVIAGLTHVPHVYLYASSALRSLGSDVEEAARVAGASPLRVMLTVSLPMIMPALAYAGVLVFFLGFEVFGLVLVLGDPEGHLVLPTYLYKLTNKLGTPSYHLMAAVAVCLVMVTMPLVMLQRWLLRSANKYVSIKGKGARSKALPLGRWKWLAFALLGAWLLLTIVMPLSGIALRSFVQYWGEGVSLAGVLTLQHFRDILEQPALMRAIVNTVLIGVVGGGLAVFCYSFIALAMHRRQDGIARFLDYSVLVPRAIPGLLAGLAFLWVFLFVPSWLDGLLKGADNAVAAWLSAHLVPALRELRTTIFAVWLAYSVVWMAYGMRLISTALLQVGPELEEAARAVGARRGQVVRHVTLPLVRYGLLGSWLMIFLIFEREYSTGVYLLSPGTEVIGAMLVSLWAGGSTELVAALSFINITLVAIGLGIALRFGVKLHD